In Deinococcus psychrotolerans, a genomic segment contains:
- a CDS encoding ABC transporter ATP-binding protein, whose product MSQAAVRQPVIQLSGITKVYEGEGDAEVHALSGIDLDIFEGEYVALMGPSGSGKSTLMHILGCLDQPTQGSYHLGGDDVSQMGEDELAQIRNERIGFVFQAFNLLARTSAQKNVELPLAYRGVGMRERSQRAKLALTRVGLGDRLGHKPSELSGGQKQRVAIARALVQDPKVLLADEPTGNLDSKSTKGILRLFDELHAEGRTIVLVTHEEEVGARAQRIIWLRDGLISDGRPVLDDDLDEDLPDDQFGAPEAGA is encoded by the coding sequence ATGAGTCAGGCCGCCGTGCGTCAACCAGTGATTCAACTGTCCGGCATCACCAAAGTCTATGAGGGCGAGGGCGACGCTGAAGTTCACGCGCTCTCGGGCATTGACCTGGATATTTTTGAAGGCGAGTACGTGGCGCTGATGGGGCCGTCTGGCAGCGGCAAAAGCACGCTGATGCATATTCTGGGCTGCCTCGATCAACCCACGCAGGGCAGTTATCACCTCGGCGGCGACGACGTGAGTCAGATGGGCGAAGACGAGTTGGCCCAGATTCGCAACGAGCGCATCGGCTTCGTGTTTCAAGCTTTTAATCTGCTGGCCCGCACCAGCGCCCAGAAAAATGTGGAATTGCCGCTGGCTTACCGGGGGGTGGGAATGCGTGAGCGCAGTCAGCGGGCCAAACTTGCCCTGACGCGGGTGGGCTTAGGCGACCGCCTCGGCCACAAGCCCAGCGAACTGTCCGGCGGGCAAAAGCAGCGGGTGGCGATTGCCCGCGCCCTCGTCCAAGACCCCAAAGTGCTGCTGGCCGACGAACCCACCGGCAACCTCGACAGCAAAAGCACCAAGGGCATTTTGCGGCTGTTTGACGAGCTGCACGCCGAGGGCCGCACCATCGTCTTGGTGACGCACGAAGAAGAAGTCGGAGCGCGGGCACAGCGCATCATCTGGCTGCGCGACGGCCTGATTTCGGACGGGCGTCCGGTGCTGGACGACGATTTGGATGAAGACCTTCCAGATGACCAGTTCGGAGCGCCAGAGGCCGGCGCGTGA
- a CDS encoding DUF5693 family protein — protein sequence MTNANKPTNALSALPLPTRSRFQPILLGVLALSLIPAGLLAVSRVAFENSEKNVALVMDYPALSQQAKETGQDPNALLLRYKKLGVNGVAVFEDVVASTIQRGDAYFLSGAELKARNPGAVGINPEWSYMRSIKPGTVENLVNSFGYISNAGAISEAQAANLALPKDQRPELPAAVYKPLDTNTLNVAGQKWIGWAVDPRYLPAGPDTERIKQLQDEGFVVVYRPWPDQRVRDPGKNWPDVPFISFTGAKVIGAGNPRVLQDIKDRLGKRIPTIIENSVQQGLPELIKDRTAARMFSLNPSWQNSLTPDEVASKFGLAARERTQRILYLRPFPTQGETEVFLNNLTKLLATRDIKITLPIIENYAPSDVLRWLTMLGTLSALLLLALSYPLPRLGLLVAGAALLGALGLNGFQPYPGLALVSAITFPALGLVLRRKQMTDWYLATGFSLLGVLYVSALGTDKNSMLGLDPFSGVGLTLVLPIALVALSFLPRQDIRQTVRDLFAIRLTLGDVIMMGVALGAFAVAVLRRGNTSAVGVSDTEAKIRQDLQDAIIRPRFKEVFGHPLLLLGLSGTLPGYFTILALLGGLEGQASILNTFSHFHTPLLISLTRALLGLAAGLLLGYLVVWALRVAIRIWNNYGGWNGGNPSSGTPAAPPSQPSLGETLRRPLMPRTEARMTDIRPEDGLGLDRLGMKP from the coding sequence ATGACCAATGCCAACAAGCCCACCAACGCCCTCAGCGCCCTGCCGCTGCCGACCCGCTCGCGCTTTCAGCCGATCTTGCTGGGCGTCTTGGCCCTGAGCCTGATTCCCGCCGGACTGCTGGCCGTCAGCCGAGTCGCTTTTGAAAACAGCGAGAAAAATGTGGCGCTGGTCATGGATTACCCGGCCCTCTCGCAGCAGGCCAAGGAAACAGGCCAAGACCCCAACGCCCTGCTGCTGCGCTACAAAAAGCTGGGCGTCAACGGCGTGGCGGTGTTTGAAGACGTGGTGGCCTCCACCATTCAGCGCGGCGACGCTTACTTTTTGAGCGGGGCCGAGCTAAAGGCCCGCAATCCCGGCGCGGTGGGCATCAACCCCGAGTGGTCGTATATGAGATCGATTAAGCCGGGCACGGTGGAAAACCTGGTGAACAGCTTCGGCTACATTTCCAACGCCGGAGCCATCAGCGAAGCGCAGGCAGCCAATCTCGCGCTGCCCAAAGACCAAAGACCAGAGTTGCCCGCCGCCGTCTACAAGCCGCTCGACACCAACACCCTGAATGTGGCCGGACAAAAGTGGATCGGCTGGGCGGTTGACCCGCGCTACTTGCCGGCTGGCCCCGACACCGAGCGCATCAAGCAGCTTCAAGACGAAGGCTTCGTGGTGGTCTACCGCCCCTGGCCGGATCAGCGGGTGCGCGACCCCGGCAAGAACTGGCCGGATGTGCCGTTCATCTCATTTACCGGAGCCAAGGTCATCGGCGCGGGCAATCCGAGGGTGCTGCAAGACATCAAAGACCGGCTGGGCAAGCGGATACCGACCATCATCGAAAACAGCGTGCAGCAGGGCTTACCTGAGCTGATCAAAGACCGCACCGCCGCACGGATGTTCAGCCTCAATCCCAGTTGGCAAAACAGCCTGACCCCCGACGAAGTGGCCAGCAAATTCGGACTGGCCGCCCGCGAACGCACCCAAAGGATTTTGTATCTGCGCCCCTTTCCGACGCAGGGCGAAACCGAAGTCTTCCTGAACAACCTCACCAAACTGCTGGCCACCCGCGATATCAAGATCACACTGCCCATCATTGAAAACTACGCGCCCAGCGACGTGCTGCGCTGGCTGACCATGCTCGGCACGCTCTCGGCGCTGCTGCTGCTGGCGCTCAGCTATCCGCTGCCGCGCCTCGGGCTGTTGGTGGCGGGCGCGGCGCTGCTCGGCGCACTGGGCCTCAACGGGTTTCAGCCGTATCCGGGCCTGGCGCTGGTTTCGGCCATCACTTTTCCGGCACTGGGGCTGGTGCTACGGCGCAAGCAGATGACCGATTGGTACCTGGCCACCGGCTTCAGCTTGCTGGGCGTGCTGTACGTCAGCGCACTGGGCACCGACAAAAACAGCATGCTGGGCCTCGACCCGTTCAGCGGCGTGGGCCTGACTTTGGTGCTGCCGATTGCTTTGGTGGCGCTGAGCTTCTTGCCGCGCCAGGACATCCGTCAAACCGTCAGGGACTTGTTTGCCATTCGCCTGACGCTCGGCGACGTGATCATGATGGGCGTGGCGCTGGGGGCCTTCGCTGTGGCGGTGCTGCGGCGCGGCAATACCTCAGCGGTGGGCGTCAGCGACACCGAAGCCAAAATCCGCCAAGACCTGCAAGACGCCATCATTCGCCCGCGTTTCAAAGAAGTCTTCGGTCACCCGCTGCTGCTGCTGGGCTTGTCGGGCACCTTGCCGGGGTACTTCACCATTTTGGCGCTCCTGGGCGGTTTAGAAGGGCAGGCGAGCATCCTCAATACCTTCTCGCACTTTCACACGCCGCTGCTGATCAGCCTCACGCGGGCGCTGCTCGGGCTGGCGGCGGGCTTGCTGCTGGGCTATCTGGTGGTCTGGGCGCTGCGAGTGGCGATTCGGATCTGGAACAATTACGGCGGCTGGAACGGCGGCAACCCGTCTTCAGGCACCCCAGCCGCGCCGCCCAGCCAGCCCTCACTGGGAGAAACCCTGCGCCGCCCGCTGATGCCGCGTACCGAGGCCCGCATGACGGATATTCGTCCTGAAGACGGACTGGGCCTAGACCGTTTGGGAATGAAGCCCTGA
- a CDS encoding efflux RND transporter periplasmic adaptor subunit, whose protein sequence is MTTPTSAGNPKRRPSFVRRFWLPALVVISVGITAFAFLRPSGPTGLPVNVVAATTQIFTRTVSGTGSAKAEVARSVNFAVNGNVAQVNVKVGDTVQVGQVLAKLDTAAQVRDLASAQAAFDAAQSDIARAEAAASDAAQDNSRNLTNAQLTRASAEAALRTAEATLASQAKLQALGAVSAQDLQAAQASRDDAARKRDQAEADLRYAKNRSPQSSAASVAQSRSALESARVRLANAGAALTDAELKAPAGGVVSAVGITAGNATASPAVVITDPAQLYLQVPFDETRAPDLKSGQPAVVTFDALPNQTFSGTVARIDPTADASGNAASVVVKIRLPDVRKSGVSKVKPGFTGTAVVTVRRIQDAVTVPIEATLEGEGNTLKVFRVTPGTPKGAQLVGTAQPVTVTQQDRNANLAAVTGLKAGDLIVDTPDPGLKAGSRVLYSAPSRRAP, encoded by the coding sequence ATGACCACACCCACATCTGCCGGTAATCCAAAGCGCCGCCCCAGCTTCGTGCGCCGCTTTTGGTTGCCCGCGCTGGTGGTCATCAGCGTCGGGATCACCGCGTTTGCCTTCTTGCGGCCCAGCGGCCCTACCGGACTGCCGGTCAACGTGGTAGCGGCCACCACCCAGATTTTTACTCGCACTGTCAGCGGCACTGGCAGCGCCAAAGCTGAAGTGGCCCGCAGCGTCAACTTCGCCGTGAACGGCAACGTGGCGCAGGTGAACGTCAAAGTGGGCGACACCGTGCAGGTGGGTCAGGTGCTGGCCAAGCTGGACACCGCCGCCCAAGTCCGCGACCTTGCCAGCGCTCAGGCCGCCTTTGACGCGGCGCAGTCTGACATTGCCCGTGCCGAGGCTGCTGCTAGCGACGCCGCCCAAGACAATAGCCGCAACCTCACCAACGCTCAGTTGACGCGGGCGAGCGCGGAAGCGGCGCTGAGAACCGCCGAAGCCACGCTGGCGAGTCAAGCCAAATTGCAAGCGCTGGGAGCCGTCAGCGCTCAGGATTTACAGGCGGCGCAGGCCAGCCGCGATGACGCCGCCCGCAAGCGCGATCAAGCCGAGGCGGATTTGCGGTACGCCAAAAACCGCAGTCCCCAGAGCAGCGCCGCCAGCGTGGCCCAGTCGCGTTCAGCCCTAGAAAGCGCCCGCGTGCGGCTGGCCAATGCCGGGGCCGCGCTGACGGACGCCGAACTCAAGGCTCCGGCGGGCGGGGTGGTCAGTGCGGTGGGCATCACGGCGGGCAACGCCACCGCCAGCCCTGCTGTGGTGATCACCGATCCGGCCCAGCTTTACTTGCAAGTGCCTTTTGACGAAACCCGCGCCCCCGATTTGAAAAGCGGCCAGCCTGCTGTGGTAACGTTCGACGCGCTGCCCAACCAGACCTTTAGCGGCACGGTGGCCCGAATAGACCCCACCGCCGACGCCAGCGGCAACGCGGCCAGCGTGGTGGTCAAAATCCGGCTGCCCGACGTCAGAAAATCGGGCGTGAGCAAAGTCAAGCCGGGCTTTACTGGCACCGCCGTCGTGACCGTGCGCCGCATCCAAGACGCCGTGACGGTGCCGATCGAAGCCACTTTGGAGGGAGAGGGCAACACCCTCAAAGTCTTTAGAGTCACGCCCGGCACACCCAAAGGCGCTCAACTCGTCGGCACCGCACAGCCTGTGACGGTTACCCAGCAAGACCGCAACGCCAACCTCGCCGCCGTAACCGGCCTCAAAGCGGGCGACCTGATAGTGGACACCCCAGACCCTGGTCTCAAAGCCGGAAGCCGCGTGCTGTATTCCGCGCCGAGCCGCCGAGCGCCATGA
- a CDS encoding adenine phosphoribosyltransferase, whose product MTTSTGANPYQITVGSVTRQLRLVPVGQMGFVPLIEFIGDSELTKAAAQALVPLIPEGTEALLTVVTNALPLTHELSDLSGLPYQVARKKRRTYMQNPLIQEMPGLTLGVSETLWLDGPHAERLSGKKVVIVQDVIATGSMAMALARLTERAGGTVHGYLAAFKQGENTLPMQYLQELPKWVQS is encoded by the coding sequence ATGACAACCTCTACAGGTGCCAATCCGTACCAGATCACTGTCGGCTCCGTGACCCGTCAACTCCGCCTGGTGCCGGTGGGCCAAATGGGATTCGTGCCGCTGATCGAGTTTATCGGCGACAGCGAACTGACCAAAGCGGCGGCGCAGGCGCTCGTCCCGCTGATTCCGGAAGGCACCGAGGCGCTGCTCACCGTCGTGACCAACGCCTTGCCGCTGACCCACGAACTCAGCGACTTGTCAGGGCTGCCTTACCAGGTGGCCCGCAAAAAACGGCGCACTTATATGCAAAATCCGCTGATTCAGGAAATGCCGGGCCTGACGCTGGGCGTCTCCGAGACGCTGTGGCTGGACGGCCCCCACGCCGAGCGGCTCAGCGGCAAAAAAGTGGTGATCGTGCAAGACGTGATCGCCACTGGATCGATGGCGATGGCCCTCGCCCGCTTAACGGAGCGGGCAGGCGGCACGGTTCACGGCTACCTCGCCGCCTTCAAGCAAGGCGAAAATACTTTGCCGATGCAGTATCTGCAGGAGTTGCCGAAGTGGGTTCAAAGCTGA
- the csaB gene encoding polysaccharide pyruvyl transferase CsaB: MNVTVSGYYGFGNTGDEAIALAISRELKGLGHSPLLLSQTPTQTAQLYGCRSAGRMQPLALVRAIASGEVLLSGGGGLLQDKTSSRTLTYYLSVIRLARTLGKRAVVFNQSIGPLSEAGSVQVARTLRGVHVIVRDRQSLETLGKLGIKGRLGGDPALLLRPSGNIVRDSNAVILAPRGDVKDATERLTSLAAQLRASGRRVIALSFYPPEDDAAAHSLGADEVLSTQDPQVALDAIAGAGAVAGVRLHALILAAAAGTPFVGLSYDPKVSGFCLDAGAQSFPTHVDAETLRTALEQAQPDWNEVAAMQARARESFEWALAK, from the coding sequence CTGAACGTCACGGTCAGCGGCTATTACGGGTTTGGCAACACCGGAGACGAGGCCATCGCACTGGCGATTTCGCGGGAGCTCAAAGGGCTGGGCCACTCTCCCCTGCTGCTCTCGCAGACGCCGACCCAGACCGCTCAGCTTTACGGCTGCCGCAGTGCGGGCCGGATGCAGCCGCTGGCGCTGGTGCGGGCGATTGCCAGCGGCGAGGTGCTGCTCTCCGGCGGCGGCGGGCTGCTGCAAGACAAAACCAGTTCACGCACCCTGACGTATTACCTCAGCGTCATCCGCTTGGCACGGACGCTGGGCAAGCGGGCGGTGGTGTTTAACCAGAGCATCGGGCCACTCAGCGAGGCAGGCAGCGTGCAGGTGGCCCGCACTCTGCGCGGCGTGCACGTGATCGTCAGGGATCGGCAGAGCTTGGAGACGCTCGGCAAGCTGGGGATCAAGGGACGGCTGGGCGGCGATCCGGCTTTGCTGCTGAGACCTTCGGGCAACATTGTCAGAGACAGCAACGCGGTGATTCTGGCTCCACGCGGCGACGTGAAAGACGCCACCGAGCGCCTGACCAGCCTCGCCGCTCAGCTGAGGGCCAGCGGGCGGCGGGTGATTGCCCTGAGCTTTTACCCGCCGGAAGACGACGCAGCGGCCCACTCGCTCGGCGCGGATGAGGTCCTCAGCACCCAAGACCCGCAGGTGGCCTTAGATGCCATCGCGGGCGCGGGGGCAGTGGCAGGCGTGCGCCTCCACGCGCTGATTCTGGCAGCGGCGGCGGGCACTCCTTTTGTGGGGCTGAGTTACGATCCCAAAGTCAGCGGCTTTTGCTTGGACGCCGGAGCGCAGAGCTTTCCCACTCACGTTGACGCCGAAACCTTGCGGACAGCTTTGGAGCAGGCCCAACCGGATTGGAACGAAGTCGCGGCCATGCAGGCGCGGGCGCGGGAAAGTTTTGAATGGGCCTTGGCAAAATGA
- a CDS encoding ABC transporter permease → MQRRDLWTLARRGLTRRPIRTFLTTLGIVVAVASMVIFLSLGEGIRKVFNDELGGIGPDIQVTLNGLNQGIAPQPNLPQSTVDDIQKLSAKLGIARVTPVIMAIRGGLDPSQSAVLYGLPAEQGINAVFSTVNIGQGRLLKAGDSGVAVVGAKAAQNLRLKVGSVLRLNRRNAVKVVGVLDKSGGLNDSFIFLPLATMQAAEGAQNRISMVVLKLNDARQAKPVATALANELKLEAQTQADFLSFADRALKISDAVRFGISLISLIVGGLAVANTVMMGVFERTREFGTLRAIGARPSFVRELVLTESLLLSLVGGVGGLLLGLVGIWGVNLYTQNLAGFDAAALTPRLTLLALFISLLLGLFAGLLPARSASRLSINEALGRV, encoded by the coding sequence GTGCAAAGGCGAGACTTGTGGACGCTGGCCCGGCGAGGGCTGACCCGTAGACCCATCCGAACTTTCCTGACGACTTTGGGGATCGTGGTGGCGGTGGCCAGCATGGTGATTTTTTTGTCGCTGGGCGAGGGCATCCGCAAAGTCTTTAACGACGAACTCGGCGGTATCGGGCCGGATATTCAGGTCACGCTCAACGGCCTGAATCAGGGCATCGCGCCGCAGCCTAACCTGCCGCAGAGCACCGTGGACGACATCCAGAAGCTGAGTGCCAAGCTGGGCATCGCGCGGGTCACGCCGGTCATCATGGCGATTCGGGGCGGCCTCGATCCGTCGCAGAGCGCTGTGCTGTACGGCCTGCCCGCCGAGCAGGGCATCAATGCAGTGTTCAGCACCGTCAACATCGGTCAGGGACGGCTCCTCAAGGCCGGTGACAGCGGCGTGGCGGTGGTGGGAGCCAAAGCCGCGCAAAACCTGAGACTCAAAGTCGGCAGCGTCTTGCGGCTCAACCGCCGCAACGCGGTCAAGGTGGTGGGCGTGCTGGACAAATCCGGCGGCCTGAACGACTCGTTCATCTTTTTGCCGCTGGCCACCATGCAGGCCGCTGAGGGTGCACAAAACCGCATCTCGATGGTGGTGCTCAAACTCAACGACGCGCGTCAGGCCAAGCCTGTCGCCACCGCGCTGGCCAATGAACTCAAGCTCGAAGCCCAGACCCAGGCCGACTTCCTGAGCTTTGCCGATAGGGCGCTCAAAATCAGCGACGCGGTGCGTTTCGGCATCTCGCTGATTTCGCTGATCGTGGGCGGCCTGGCCGTGGCCAATACCGTGATGATGGGTGTTTTCGAGCGCACCCGTGAGTTTGGGACTTTGCGGGCCATCGGCGCACGCCCCAGCTTCGTGCGTGAGCTGGTGCTGACCGAGTCGCTGCTGCTCTCGCTGGTGGGCGGTGTGGGCGGCCTGCTGCTGGGGCTGGTGGGCATCTGGGGTGTGAACCTGTACACCCAGAATCTGGCGGGCTTCGACGCGGCGGCGCTGACTCCGCGCCTGACCCTGCTGGCCCTGTTCATTTCGCTGCTGCTGGGCCTGTTCGCCGGACTGCTGCCCGCCCGCTCGGCCTCGCGCCTGAGCATCAACGAAGCGCTGGGGCGCGTATGA
- a CDS encoding 23S rRNA (pseudouridine(1915)-N(3))-methyltransferase RlmH yields MRLHLITVGEPKLAYARAGWQEYTARLGRYHKLKLTHLSGSTPQKEGEAMLRAAGRAPVIALDPRGVEWSSEELSAYIEKQGVQGTGELAFCIGGPDGHSDGLRAQARALWSLSHLTLPHDLAMVVMSEALYRAATISAGEPYHR; encoded by the coding sequence ATGCGCCTGCACCTCATCACCGTTGGAGAACCCAAACTGGCCTACGCCCGCGCCGGTTGGCAAGAGTACACGGCGCGGCTGGGGCGCTACCACAAGCTCAAACTCACCCACCTCAGCGGCAGCACGCCGCAAAAGGAAGGCGAGGCGATGCTGCGGGCGGCGGGCCGCGCCCCGGTCATCGCGCTCGATCCGCGCGGCGTGGAGTGGAGCAGTGAGGAACTCTCGGCGTACATCGAAAAGCAGGGCGTGCAGGGCACTGGAGAGCTGGCCTTTTGTATCGGCGGCCCCGACGGGCACAGTGACGGCCTCCGTGCTCAGGCCCGTGCGCTGTGGAGCCTGAGCCACCTGACTTTGCCGCACGACCTGGCTATGGTGGTCATGAGCGAAGCGCTCTACCGCGCCGCGACCATCTCGGCGGGTGAGCCGTACCACCGCTGA
- a CDS encoding metal-dependent hydrolase translates to MTQSSTSASNLTIRFLGHSAFLFSAGDQQILIDPFLKGNPKCPVTLEEALSWKVDAVLLSHAHGDHWGNALDFGKTGTMIIGTAEIAGYAAQHGAVNTTGANIGGTVRGDWGAVTLTPAWHSSSFPDGTYGGMPTGLMIEMGGKRVYFAGDTSRFSDMALIGEGGLDLAILPIGDHYTMGPLEAAKCLDLLKPKAAMPMHYGTFPALSGDPKVFAAEAEKRGVTVYLPQPGDSVTL, encoded by the coding sequence ATGACGCAGTCCAGCACATCGGCTTCCAATCTGACCATCCGCTTTTTGGGCCACTCGGCGTTTTTGTTTAGCGCAGGCGACCAGCAAATCCTGATCGATCCGTTTCTGAAGGGCAATCCCAAGTGCCCGGTGACGCTCGAAGAAGCGCTGAGCTGGAAAGTGGACGCGGTGCTGCTCAGCCACGCGCACGGCGATCACTGGGGCAACGCGCTGGACTTTGGCAAGACGGGCACGATGATCATCGGCACGGCGGAAATCGCCGGTTACGCCGCTCAGCACGGCGCGGTCAACACCACCGGGGCCAACATAGGCGGCACGGTGCGCGGCGACTGGGGCGCGGTGACGCTGACTCCAGCGTGGCATTCCAGCAGCTTTCCTGACGGCACTTACGGCGGAATGCCCACCGGCCTGATGATCGAGATGGGCGGCAAGCGGGTGTACTTTGCCGGTGACACCAGCCGGTTTTCCGACATGGCCCTGATCGGTGAAGGCGGCCTCGACCTGGCGATCTTGCCGATTGGCGATCACTACACCATGGGGCCACTGGAAGCTGCCAAGTGCCTCGATCTGCTGAAGCCCAAGGCCGCCATGCCGATGCACTACGGCACCTTCCCGGCGCTGAGCGGCGACCCGAAAGTCTTTGCCGCCGAAGCCGAAAAGCGCGGGGTTACGGTCTACCTGCCGCAGCCGGGAGACAGCGTCACCCTCTAA
- a CDS encoding serine/threonine-protein kinase, which yields MTNADLPQLAGYTLSRPIGRGNTSLVFLGSADAAPEREMAIKVPLGTTLANHTAAERFGNEVRLSLQFRHPHLVRGYAGTAFGPGAYLAMRYFAEGTLAELLEGRVLPYEAALRVLADVTAGVAYLHQQGAVHQDIKTQNVYLSGGRAALGDFGNTYFVSAGGNISGSPFYMAPEIYHGEASSIQSDVYSLGVLCFELLAGVRPHLGNSYEELMISHLTRFPAPVTASNRQVPRTLSRLIELAMAKKSHDRPSSAALRRALLEALGEEDEQVEIEPSELPPAQRSIMGRHQHTDAVPTPRTPGGPSEESPKPQKPGAKSWNPFKRGK from the coding sequence TTGACAAACGCTGATCTCCCTCAACTCGCTGGCTACACCCTGAGCCGCCCGATTGGTCGCGGCAACACTTCCCTGGTGTTTTTGGGAAGTGCGGACGCCGCGCCGGAGCGGGAGATGGCCATCAAAGTCCCGCTGGGCACCACCCTCGCCAATCACACAGCGGCGGAGCGGTTCGGCAACGAGGTCAGGCTCTCGCTGCAATTTCGCCACCCGCATCTGGTGCGCGGCTACGCGGGCACGGCGTTCGGGCCGGGGGCTTACCTCGCCATGCGCTACTTTGCCGAAGGCACCCTGGCCGAGCTGCTTGAAGGCCGGGTGCTGCCTTACGAAGCGGCCCTGCGGGTGCTGGCCGACGTGACAGCTGGGGTGGCGTACTTGCACCAACAGGGCGCGGTGCATCAAGACATCAAAACCCAAAATGTCTATTTGAGTGGCGGCCGCGCCGCGCTGGGCGATTTCGGCAACACCTACTTCGTCTCGGCAGGGGGCAATATTTCGGGCAGCCCGTTTTACATGGCCCCAGAGATTTATCACGGCGAAGCCAGCAGCATTCAAAGCGACGTGTACAGCCTCGGCGTGCTGTGTTTTGAGTTGCTGGCTGGGGTACGGCCTCACCTCGGCAACAGCTACGAAGAGCTGATGATCTCGCACCTGACCCGCTTTCCCGCGCCCGTGACGGCCAGCAACCGGCAGGTGCCGCGCACCTTGTCGCGCCTCATCGAGCTGGCGATGGCCAAAAAATCCCATGACCGCCCCAGCTCGGCGGCGCTGCGCCGCGCCCTTCTGGAAGCGCTGGGAGAAGAGGACGAGCAAGTTGAGATTGAACCCTCCGAGTTGCCGCCCGCTCAGCGCAGCATCATGGGCCGCCACCAACACACCGACGCCGTGCCCACGCCGCGAACGCCTGGCGGGCCATCCGAAGAAAGCCCGAAGCCGCAGAAACCTGGCGCAAAAAGCTGGAATCCGTTCAAGCGCGGGAAGTGA
- a CDS encoding ABC transporter permease: MNVLENIQTALSAIASNKLRSLLTMLGVIIGVFAVTTMLSLGQMATQTITKQLDSIGGRTLFVQQDFSSGKPSPNFTQDDVDALASLPITNISSVPVGLQASAAGKSVSVQASGVAADYPEKARDVTLSSGRFFTASEERGAAPVMVILSTTANKLFPNQNPVGKAVRLEMLGAKGQTVSREQFTVIGVTQPQGGVFGGGQDSAYVPLSYVWRNYTERGTYSFLQFKISPQADAVRTEARLKQILERRRGSTNFQVINLDQFVQQFSQITTVLQILLAGIGGLSLLVGGIGIMNIMLVSVTERTREIGLRKALGARRGTILGQFLIEAVTLTALGGLVGYLLTVVTVTLVSLAAPKFFPQVILSPGVALLALVVSALTGVIFGVWPAQRAAALPPIEALRYE, encoded by the coding sequence GTGAACGTTCTGGAAAATATTCAAACCGCCCTCTCCGCGATTGCCTCCAACAAGCTCCGCAGTCTGCTGACCATGCTGGGCGTCATCATCGGGGTCTTTGCGGTGACCACTATGCTCAGCCTCGGGCAAATGGCGACGCAGACGATTACCAAGCAGCTCGATAGCATCGGCGGGCGCACTTTGTTCGTGCAGCAGGACTTTTCCAGTGGTAAACCCAGCCCCAACTTCACCCAAGATGACGTCGATGCTCTGGCAAGCTTGCCGATCACCAACATCAGTTCTGTTCCGGTGGGCTTGCAGGCCAGCGCTGCGGGCAAAAGCGTCAGTGTGCAGGCCAGCGGCGTGGCGGCAGATTACCCCGAAAAGGCCCGTGACGTGACCCTCAGCAGCGGGCGCTTTTTTACTGCCTCCGAGGAAAGGGGCGCGGCTCCGGTGATGGTGATTTTGTCCACCACCGCCAATAAACTCTTCCCCAATCAAAACCCCGTCGGTAAGGCCGTGCGGCTGGAGATGCTGGGTGCAAAAGGCCAGACGGTGAGCCGCGAGCAATTCACCGTCATCGGCGTGACCCAGCCGCAGGGCGGGGTTTTTGGTGGCGGGCAAGACAGCGCTTATGTTCCTTTGTCGTATGTTTGGCGCAATTACACCGAGCGCGGCACCTACTCCTTTTTGCAGTTCAAGATCAGTCCACAGGCCGACGCTGTGCGCACCGAAGCCCGCCTCAAGCAAATCTTGGAGCGGCGGCGCGGCAGCACCAACTTTCAGGTCATCAACCTCGATCAGTTCGTGCAGCAGTTCTCGCAGATCACCACTGTCTTGCAGATTTTGCTGGCGGGCATCGGCGGGTTGAGCTTACTCGTCGGCGGCATCGGCATTATGAACATCATGCTGGTATCGGTCACGGAGCGCACCCGCGAAATCGGCCTCCGCAAAGCGCTGGGCGCTCGGCGCGGCACGATTCTGGGCCAGTTTCTGATCGAAGCGGTGACGCTGACGGCTCTGGGCGGCTTAGTCGGCTACTTGCTGACCGTCGTGACCGTTACTTTGGTCAGTCTGGCCGCGCCGAAGTTCTTCCCGCAGGTGATCTTGTCGCCGGGGGTGGCGCTGCTGGCCCTGGTCGTCAGTGCTCTGACCGGCGTGATCTTCGGCGTCTGGCCCGCCCAACGCGCCGCCGCTTTGCCGCCGATTGAAGCGCTGCGTTACGAGTGA
- the tatA gene encoding twin-arginine translocase TatA/TatE family subunit — MLGILEPGHLILILLAALLIFGPRKLPELGKSLGQTLREFRQHTSGLSSDLSASLSEPAAQTQAVAQPQILPAGQTVQVIAAVPAPAAEHLGQESHL, encoded by the coding sequence ATGCTCGGCATTCTAGAACCCGGTCACCTGATCTTAATTTTGCTCGCCGCTCTGCTGATTTTTGGCCCCCGCAAACTGCCGGAACTCGGCAAGAGCCTCGGCCAGACCTTGCGCGAGTTTCGCCAACACACCAGCGGTCTGAGCAGCGACTTGTCTGCCAGCTTGTCGGAGCCGGCTGCTCAAACCCAGGCAGTGGCCCAACCCCAGATCTTGCCGGCGGGCCAGACCGTTCAGGTGATCGCGGCAGTGCCCGCTCCCGCCGCCGAGCACCTCGGCCAAGAGTCTCATCTCTAA